CAACGCACGCGACGGTACGGCCGCCCGATATGAACCGCAAGCCCACCAAAACAGAGAAACTGCCCGCAGAACCAAGCGAACCCGCCGCGGAGTCCGCGCTCTGCAGTAACCGGCGGCCCCATCGTCGTTTGTTAAGCCACCCGTGGCGCGTACGCACTACCCACGTGAGCCACACCTCACCCAGCACATGCCCGATCACCGTGACCGCGGCAGCGAGTGGCCCGTTGATAATTCCCTGCCCCGTCAACGCTGGGATGGCTAGAGCGAACAGCTCCTGCGGGATCAGCGGGAACGCGGCATCCAACACTTGAGCCAAGAACGTGCCGAGATAGAACCACGTACCCCACGCGTTCGGATCGAAAAGGTTCACGGCCGGCCGTCCTGCGTGACGGAGCGGTGTTTTGTGGAGGAGTAGTGCTGTGCAGGGGAGCTGTCCTGCGTGACGGAGCTGTCCTGCGTAGGGATGGTGAGTGGGCCTAGGGTGAGGCGTTGCTGGGTTGTGAAGGAGCGCGGCTGGCCCGTGAGAGGGTCAGTGAACCTGATGGTGTGGGCTAATAGCTGCAGGGGCTCATCGTGGTTGTCCGGGGCGTCATCCAGCAGGTAGGGGTAG
The Pseudoglutamicibacter albus DNA segment above includes these coding regions:
- a CDS encoding DedA family protein, which codes for MNLFDPNAWGTWFYLGTFLAQVLDAAFPLIPQELFALAIPALTGQGIINGPLAAAVTVIGHVLGEVWLTWVVRTRHGWLNKRRWGRRLLQSADSAAGSLGSAGSFSVLVGLRFISGGRTVACVGAGLSKLRWSLVWWSSCVGSTLWVLYMITLGGILHSLLGLPAWSSAILGMIIGSVLGVVPLVWTHKRRRRLRGAVSAASVPLEQSREEK